The following are encoded together in the Campylobacter concisus genome:
- the serC gene encoding phosphoserine transaminase: MSRKINFSAGPSAIPLSVLEHAKAEFTDYRGEGYSIMEISHRSKTFEEIHFGAMDKIRKLYGIGDEYEILFLQGGAHLQFSMIPMNLYQGGKAQYANTGVWTNKAIKEAKVLGVNVDVVASSEDENFSYIPDVKFSDDADYAYICSNNTIYGTQYKAMPKTKSPLVVDASSDFFARPLDFSSIGLLYGGAQKNAGPSGVTIVILRKDLVDRVSSQNVPMFLRYKTHVEANSLYNTPPTFGIYLLNLTMQHLLDLGGLAKVEKINAKKASTLYDIIDSSNGFYVGHAKKSSRSDMNVSFTIPKDHALEPVFVEEALKEGMLGLKGHRHLGGIRASIYNAVSQSDVEKLGEFMREFARKHS, from the coding sequence ACCGACTACAGAGGCGAGGGCTACTCGATCATGGAGATCAGCCACAGAAGCAAGACCTTTGAGGAGATCCACTTTGGCGCGATGGATAAGATAAGAAAGCTTTACGGCATCGGTGATGAGTATGAAATTTTATTCTTGCAAGGCGGCGCACATTTGCAATTTAGCATGATACCGATGAATTTATATCAAGGTGGCAAGGCGCAATACGCAAACACCGGCGTTTGGACAAACAAAGCGATCAAAGAGGCAAAAGTACTTGGTGTAAATGTGGATGTCGTAGCAAGTAGCGAGGATGAAAATTTCTCTTACATTCCTGATGTGAAATTTAGTGATGACGCTGACTACGCCTACATCTGCTCAAATAATACGATTTACGGCACGCAGTATAAGGCTATGCCAAAGACAAAATCTCCCCTAGTTGTCGATGCTTCGAGCGACTTTTTCGCTAGACCGCTTGATTTTAGTAGTATCGGCTTGCTTTACGGTGGCGCTCAGAAAAATGCAGGCCCAAGTGGCGTGACTATCGTTATTTTAAGAAAAGACTTAGTTGATCGCGTGAGCAGCCAAAACGTCCCTATGTTTTTGCGCTACAAAACGCACGTAGAGGCAAACTCGCTTTACAACACACCACCAACCTTTGGAATTTATCTTTTAAATTTAACCATGCAGCACCTGCTAGATCTTGGCGGACTTGCCAAGGTTGAGAAGATAAATGCCAAAAAAGCAAGCACGCTTTACGACATCATAGATAGCTCAAATGGCTTTTACGTGGGCCATGCCAAAAAATCAAGCAGATCAGATATGAACGTGAGCTTTACGATACCAAAAGATCACGCACTTGAGCCAGTTTTTGTCGAAGAAGCACTAAAAGAGGGCATGCTAGGGCTAAAAGGTCACAGACATCTTGGCGGCATAAGAGCCTCTATCTACAACGCCGTTAGCCAAAGCGATGTCGAGAAACTTGGCGAGTTTATGAGAGAATTTGCAAGAAAACATAGCTAA